A genomic segment from Tachysurus fulvidraco isolate hzauxx_2018 chromosome 21, HZAU_PFXX_2.0, whole genome shotgun sequence encodes:
- the polq gene encoding DNA polymerase theta isoform X1 produces the protein MNCSSRTFYLGQHPITKKNGLPVDEKATTRRPSPFHNAQPSEHGIQKRGSCNSTSTMQNEKKQLMPLDSDSVKDAGNIQESKLTRGTCGMPVKAPNLSEKRAHLSEINENHGHQKLQGQSEENIKPLDAVPSIPLLENGRTNMPGKKAKDLKDLAQRLLFSETKSSRAGRQKLDHKSKFEHETENCSPHKKTYDNKPKLKFREETLATGSNGSMNGTKDYILFSPTHMVAAAKKRSGFQKPMPKHGNLSVSILTPPPGLDLSSMCSSPTDAGHSIHMAIPADQADKLLLSSWGLPKPVLEKYQSLGVKQMFEWQAECLTLGKVLVGKNLVYSAPTSAGKTLVSELLILKRVLETRRKAIFILPFVSVAREKMFYLQNVFQEAGVRVEGYMGSTSAAGGFSALDVAVCTIEKANGLINRLIEEDRMDLLGIVVVDELHMLGDSGRGYLLELLLTKIQYIGKKTAEKCSDKSSPDGVQIVGMSATLPNLDLLAHWLNAELYHTEYRPVPLMEWVKIGAKIYDGAMNLVRPFTPALPVKGDDDHIVSLCFETVQAGHAALLFCPSKNWCEKLADSVAREFYNLHHHEKQSECGVHSVSLNLDCLQDVVAQLKRTPAGLDEILKRTVPWGVAFHHAGLTFDERDILEGAFRQGFIKVLVATSTLSSGVNLPARRVIIRTPVFNGHLLDILTYKQMVGRAGRKGVDTVGESVLVCKESERMKGMSLIQGCLKPISSCLVKREGEGVTTSMLRAILEIIVGEVASTPEEVKMYASCTLLAASMTSEQPDHPGAAQSQGAIEACMDWLMDNEFIHIQKEGDEEKYFPTHLGSATLSSSLSPPEALGIFADLHRAMKGFVLENDLHILYQITPVYVDWTTIDWYQFFCLWEQLPSAMKRVAEMVGIQEGFLARSVSGKLIAKTETQRRQMAIHKRFFTTLVLLDLVNEEPLGVVAKKYGCSRGQLQSLQQSASTYAGMVTVFCNRLGWHNLELLLSQFQSRLSFGVQRELCDLVRISLLNAQRARALYSAGLVTVAEVARANVTDVEKALRKAVPFKSSRQAVDESEEEAQERRSMRCIWVSGKKALTESEAAQQIVSEARLLLQQDLALLGVEWNPNSISPQAITNASDESTDSSLQSAEGSSNETNVRTEKFMKLGKGHHIPADQNPSSDNAQSHTNSKCMSVNVENTMTLETQSSALHKVLKSISVKDKIGQHGCNTEISESSNCYQSSDLHGNSNSCNAEQSAKPLSKRRRVEDEEKNGDYVSRVTAAEKPFLVTDEKVRPSTTAKAENRKQQTCCLSSIPLHLNKELALTAQPQFPSYGEKTPTDSIRNENEILNDINRMSMSEKEKYADCYQKEPIANNILRQPSPGTSVNFLMSANVKSRVSSEEMLISGEKCNSPDLYTGELEEFGDSFQLDTQTERMLLQEDKLAHSNDDSKTNHKFRTTHSGFGSYGVTHLISHSDSDSLVTENIPNALPSIIPKPKYNISLTDSQMENLLNFTNNTNESRETHINANPQAQTDNSDPVTKKIPEGIVDNSPNRSSSFLFDSLYDSSILEAMEDEADFAEEYENDKSVDANTSSRSPTMPLNNENKVVVEVEDQEAVQWGESSFNLSEWGDSLLIGEHYLEKRNSEFKVCTGPIDSMREADKPCYTDDIVSEILVSQTNARRSESMTDSSFHLSPGMQDLLDKWSDQFSTFHEPQRQLNTNVTEQKVESAEVEPERASQKGSDDLHVGKRNSVNHDLIPPTPVCEPVTPRVKMTTSTVQSPLNHQTHIESQLNLCPNSGPKDNQQLCVELKAKSQSETSVTDEGFSLQLSQDASMSSSAFSSSQSFSIIDVASDKRLFETFVKEWKTKKRFSLAVACEKKDGTAQPESVIGSKFKKATTPMRTKRKDGFAIKGHENLIVTGLSICWGGKDAYYVSLQQELADTADISASLAPPPIDENLAVEERMKSIQTCVTRPTSGAQGVTVTYDYIQVYKTLVLACGLSISGIFEDPKVACWLLDPGSKERTLHNMVTNFTPDDLPLLEGISPGQGVESLGIYGDSSHSGRYRAAVESVLIFRVMTQLNVLMKKDGFLDVFQRVEMPTQYCLALLELNGIGFSVTECEAQKHVMQAKLSDLENKAYQLAGHSFSLTSPEDVAEVLFLEQKLPPNGDFNSLKNKKTLGYTRRGGAGAHVKLSKQFSTTKDVLEKLQPLHQLPGVILEWRRITNAMTKVVFPLQRKKCWHHKLEMDRIYSVSQTHTATGRVSFTEPNIQNVPKDFEIQMPTLIGESQPSQNNMALISNKTRAKISRTRRQLVSLIKDSDRYPEKGMPFSVSMRHAFVPFSGGLILAADYSQLELRILAHLSRDRRLLQVLNSGEDVFKSIAAEWKMVDLESVDDCMRQQAKQICYGIIYGMGAKSLGEQMGIDENDAACYIETFKSRYTGIQAFLRETVKNCSKNGFVKTLLGRKRFLPGIKESNMYIKSHSERQAVNTTVQGSAADIVKLATINIQRRLEEAFPEVLLSHQHYLSGPDKGRCRSRSKPSKGAFFILQLHDELIYEVAEEDVIQVAQIVKGEMEAAVKLYVKLRVKVKVGPSWGNLRVGYISIAMDFLFQSCCFTKLLYLILLSLMNMYMNF, from the exons ATGAATTGTTCATCAAGGACCTTTTACCTTGGACAGCATCctataacaaagaaaaatgg TTTGCCTGTGGATGAAAAAGCAACGACTAGAAGGCCGAGTCCTTTCCATAATGCTCAGCCGTCTGAACATGGAATACAGAAAAGGGGAAGCTGTAATAGCACTTCTACTATG CAAAATGAGAAGAAACAGTTGATGCCTCTGGATTCAGATTCAGTGAAGGATGCAGGGAATATACAAGAGTCTAAATTAACAAGAGGAACATGCGGTATGCCCGTGAAAGCACCTAATTTGTCAGAGAAAAGAGCTCACCTTTCTGAAATCAATGAAAATCATGGTCATCAAAAACTACAAGGCCAAAGTGAAGAAAATATTAAGCCATTAGATGCAGTGCCATCAATACCATTACTGGAAAATGGAAGAACAAATATGCCTGGCAAAAAAGCTAAGGACTTGAAGGACCTAGCTCAAAGGTTGTTGTTCAGTGAAACCAAGAGCAGCAGGGCAGGAAGGCAGAAGCTTGATCACAAGTCAAAATTTGAGCACGAGACAGAAAACTGTTCACCTCACAAAAAAACCTATGACAACAAGCCGAAGTTAAAATTCAGAGAAGAGACGTTGGCAACCGGTTCGAATGGATCTATGAACGGTACAAAGGATTACATTCTGTTTAGTCCAACACACATGGTGGCTGCTGCCAAAAAAAGATCTGGTTTCCAGAAGCCGATGCCAAAGCATGGGAACCTGTCTGTCTCCATCCTCACTCCTCCACCTGGTCTGGATCTCAGCTCTATGTGCAGCTCACCAACAGATGCAG GGCACAGCATCCACATGGCGATTCCTGCTGATCAGGCAGACAAACTGCTGCTCTCCAGCTGGGGTCTTCCCAAACCTGTGCTGGAGAAGTACCAGAGTCTGGGTGTGAAGCAGATGTTCGAGTGGCAAGCTGAATGCCTCACTCTGGGCAAAGTGTTGGTGGGGAAAAATCTTGTTTACTCAG cCCCAACAAGTGCTGGGAAAACTCTGGTTTCTGAGTTATTAATCTTAAAAAGAGTTTTGGAGACTAGACGTAAAGCCATATTCATCCTCCCATTTGTTTCTGTGGCCCGAGAGAAAATGTTTTATCTACAG AATGTGTTTCAGGAGGCAGGTGTACGTGTTGAAGGCTATATGGGAAGCACTTCTGCTGCTGGTGGCTTCTCTGCACTCGATGTCGCTGTGTGTACAATAGAGAAAGCTAATGGGCTCATTAATAGGCTCATTGAAGAGGACAGAATGGATTTGCTTG GAATTGTTGTGGTAGATGAACTGCACATGCTAGGTGACTCTGGCCGTGGATATTTGTTGGAGCTCTTGCTGACTAAAATCCAGTACATTGGAAAGAAAACAGCAGAGAA GTGCTCTGATAAAAGTTCCCCAGATGGTGTACAGATTGTGGGAATGAGTGCCACTTTGCCAAACCTGGATCTTCTCGCTCACTGGTTAAATGCTGAACTGTACCATACAGAATATCGTCCTGTGCCGCTGATGGAGTGGGTCAAGATTGGTGCTAAGATATACGATGGCGCCATGAATCTTGTCAGACCTTTCACTCCAGCTCTGCCTGTTAAG gGTGATGATGACCACATTGTGAGCCTCTGCTTTGAGACGGTGCAGGCAGGTCATGCTGCGCTGCTCTTTTGTCCCTCCAAAAACTGGTGTGAAAAGCTGGCAGACAGCGTTGCCAGGGAGTTTTACAACCTTCATCACCACG agaAGCAGTCAGAATGTGGAGTgcactctgtgtctctgaacCTCGATTGTCTCCAGGATGTTGTAGCACAGTTAAAACGAACACCTGCAGGCCTTGATGAAATCCTGAAGCGCACAGTTCCCTGGGGTGTAGCCTTCCACCACGCAG GTTTGACATTTGATGAGCGAGACATCCTGGAGGGTGCTTTTCGTCAGGGTTTCATCAAGGTCCTAGTCGCTACTTCCACTTTGTCCTCCGGTGTAAATCTGCCTGCACGCCGTGTGATTATCAGAACCCCAGTGTTTAACGGACATCTGCTGGACATACTGACCTACAAACAGATGGTGGGACGAGCAGGACGTAAAGGAGTCGACACTGTTG GTGAGAGTGTCCTGGTGTGTAAGGAATCTGAACGCATGAAGGGCATGAGTTTAATCCAAGGCTGTCTAAAGCCCATCAGCAGCTGCCTTGTGAAGCGTGAAGGAGAGGGAGTCACCACCAGCATGCTCCGAGCCATCCTGGAG ATCATTGTGGGTGAAGTTGCAAGCACACCAGAGGAGGTGAAGATGTATGCTTCGTGCACGCTGCTGGCAGCCAGCATGACGTCTGAACAACCCGATCACCCTGGAGCAGCTCAGAGCCAGGGGGCTATCGAGGCCTGCATGGACTGGCTGATGGATAACGAATTTATTCACATCCAAAAGGAAGGAGACG AAGAGAAGTATTTTCCTACTCATCTGGGTTCTGCCACACTGTCATCATCTCTATCACCTCCGGAAGCTCTTGGGATTTTCGCCGACCTACATAGAGCAATGAAAGGGTTTGTTCTTGAAAATGATCTGCATATACTTTACCAG ATAACGCCAGTGTACGTCGACTGGACAACAATAGACTGGTACCAGTTCTTCTGTCTGTGGGAACAGCTGCCTTCTGCCATGAAACGAGTTGCAGAGATGGTAGGAATTCAGGAAGGATTTCTGGCACGTTCTGTCAGCGGGAAATTAATCGccaaaacagaaacacagcgGAGACAGATGGCTATTCACAAACG TTTTTTCACAACGCTTGTATTGTTGGATCTGGTCAATGAGGAACCTCTTGGAGTCGTGGCGAAGAAATACGGCTGTAGCCGAGGACAGCTGCAGTCACTTCAGCAGTCTGCCTCAACCTACGCAG GAATGGTTACAGTCTTCTGTAACCGACTCGGATGGCACAACCTTGAGCTCCTGCTGTCGCAGTTCCAAAGTCGCCTGAGCTTCGGAGTGCAACGAGAGCTGTGTGATCTGGTCCGTATTTCTTTGCTGAACGCCCAGAGAGCACGAGCACTCTACAGTGCTGGGTTGGTTACCGTGGCTGAGGTCGCACGTGCAAATGTTACTGATGTGGAGAAAGCTTTGAGGAAAGCCGTTCCTTTTAAAAG TTCTCGGCAAGCGGTGGATGAGAGCGAGGAGGAGGCTCAGGAACGCAGAAGCATGCGATGTATCTGGGTCAGTGGGAAAAAGGCATTGACCGAGAGTGAGGCTGCGCAACAGATCGTGTCAGAGGCCAGGCTGCTTCTCCAGCAAGACTTGGCACTTCTCGGTGTGGAGTGGAACCCCAACTCAATCTCGCCACAGGCTATAACAAATGCATCTGATGAATCAACAGATTCCAGTTTACAGTCTGCTGAGGGTTCATCCAATGAGACTAATGTAAGAACTGAGAAATTTATGAAGCTCGGAAAAGGACATCATATACCAGCTGATCAGAATCCTTCATCTGATAATGCTCAAAGTCATACAAACTCAAAATGTATGTCTGTAAATGTagaaaacacaatgacactTGAAACCCAATCTAGTGCTTTACACAAAGTACTAAAATCCATAAGTGTCAAAGACAAAATAGGTCAGCATGGCTGCAACACTGAGATTTCAGAATCATCAAACTGTTACCAAAGTTCTGATTTACACGGAAACTCAAACTCATGTAATGCTGAGCAATCTGCGAAACCACTATCCAAACGCAGACGGGtcgaagatgaagaaaaaaatggggATTATGTGTCAAGAGTAACCGCAGCTGAAAAACCCTTTTTAGTTACAGATGAAAAGGTTAGGCCATCAACAACTGCTAAAGCTGAAAACCGTAAGCAACAGACATGCTGTTTATCATCTATTCCATTACATCTTAATAAAGAATTAGCGTTAACTGCTCAACCCCAATTTCCGTCTTATGGAGAAAAAACACCTACTGATTCAatcagaaatgaaaatgaaatcttAAATGATATAAACAGGATGTCTATGTCAGAAAAGGAGAAATACGCTGACTGTTACCAGAAAGAGCCCATtgcaaataatattttaagACAACCCAGTCCTGGTACTTCTGTGAACTTTTTGATGAGCGCAAATGTAAAGTCTCGAGTTTCGTCTGAAGAAATGCTAATTTCAGGAGAAAAGTGTAATTCTCCAGATTTGTACACAGGGGAATTGGAAGAATTTGGGGATAGTTTTCAGCTCGACACTCAGACTGAAAGAATGTTGCTGCAAGAGGACAAATTGGCTCATAGCAACGACGATTCAAAGACTAATCATAAATTCAGGACTACACATTCAGGATTCGGGAGTTATGGTGTGACTCATCTAATCTCTCATTCTGACAGTGATAGTCTAGTGACTGAGAACATTCCAAATGCATTGCCTTCAATTATTCCCAAACCAAAGTACAACATTTCACTCACAGACAGTCAAATGGAGAACCTTTTAAActtcacaaacaacacaaatgaATCACGTGAAACACACATAAATGCGAATCCCCAGGCTCAAACAGACAATTCAGACCCTGTAACAAAAAAGATACCCGAAGGCATTGTGGACAACAGTCCCAACAGAAGCAGCAGTTTTCTCTTTGATAGCTTGTATGACAGCTCCATCTTGGAGGCCATGGAGGACGAGGCAGACTTTGCTGAAGAATATGAAAATGACAAATCAGTAGATGCAAATACAAGTTCACGTTCACCCACCATGCCATTAAACAACGAGAACAAAGTGGTCGTGGAAGTGGAAGATCAAGAAGCAGTACAATGGGGCGAGTCTTCTTTTAACCTGTCTGAATGGGGCGATTCGTTACTCATAGGAGAGCACTATCTGGAGAAGCGGAACAGCGAATTTAAGGTTTGCACCGGACCAATAGATAGCATGAGAGAAGCAGATAAGCCTTGTTACACAGATGACATCGTGTCTGAGATACTAGTCTCGCAAACTAACGCACGCCGTTCAGAAAGTATGACCGATTCTTCGTTTCACCTGAGCCCGGGGATGCAAGACCTTCTTGATAAGTGGTCTGACCAGTTTTCAACCTTCCATGAACCTCAACGGCAACTAAATACAAATGTGACAGAACAAAAGGTGGAGTCTGCTGAAGTTGAGCCTGAGCGTGCAAGTCAAAAAGGTTCAGATGATTTACATGTAGGGAAACGAAATTCAGTGAACCATGATCTTATTCCTCCCACACCAGTATGTGAACCTGTCACACCCCGAGTCAAAATGACAACTTCCACTGTACAGTCTCCTCTAAATCACCAAACTCACATTGAGTCTCAATTAAATTTATGTCCAAATTCTGGCCCCAAGGATAATCAGCAACTTTGTGTAGAGCTGAAGGCCAAGTCACAATCAGAGACGTCGGTGACTGATGAGGGCTTTTCACTGCAGCTTTCACAGGATGCCTCTATGTCCAGTTCTGCCTTCAGCAGTTCGCAATCCTTCTCTATTATTGACGTAGCAAGTGATAAAAGACTTTTTGAAACTTTTGTAAAGGagtggaaaacaaaaaagagattTTCTCTGGCTGTTGCCTGTGAGAAGAAAGATGGCACAGCGCAGCCTGAATCGGTTATAGGGagcaaatttaaaaaag cGACCACACCAATGAGGACCAAAAGAAAAGACGGCTTTGCCATAAAAGGACATGAGAATCTAATTGTAACTGGTTTATCTATATGCTGGGGAGGAAAGGATGCATATTACGTATCACTACAACAGGAATTAGCAGACACGG CAGATATAAGTGCAAGCTTAGCACCACCTCCAATTGATGAAAATCTGGCAGTGGAAGAGAGGATGAAGAGCATTCAGACCTGTGTGACACGGCCCACTTCTGGTGCTCAGGGTGTGACTGTTACCTATGACTATATTCAGGTGTACAAGACTCTCGTCCTGGCATGTGGACTTTCAATAAGTGGCATATTTGAGGACCCAAAG GTTGCTTGCTGGCTTCTGGATCCTGGCTCGAAGGAGCGCACACTTCACAACATGGTGACAAACTTTACTCCGGACGATCTGCCCTTGTTGGAAGGAATTAGCCCAGGACAGGGTGTGGAAAGTCTAGGAATATATGGAGACTCAAGTCATTCCGGTCGATACAGAGCAGCAGTCGAGTCTGTACTTATCTTCAGAGTCATGACACAACTCAACGTCCTCATGAAAAAAGATGGGTTCTTAG ATGTATTCCAGCGAGTAGAGATGCCCACACAGTACTGCTTGGCTCTCTTGGAGCTGAATGGTATTGGGTTTAGCGTCACTGAATGCGAAGCTCAGAAACATGTGATGCAGGCTAAACTCAGTGACCTGGAAAACAAAGCCTATCAATTGGCTGGTCATAGCTTCTCTTTGACCAGTCCAGAGGATGTTGCTGAG GTCTTGTTCCTCGAACAGAAGCTACCTCCAAATGGTGATTTTAAttctttaaagaataaaaagactCTGGGCTACACCAGGCGAGGAGGAGCAGGAGCTCATGTCAAACTTTCCAAACAGTTTAGCACAACAAAG GATGTTCTAGAAAAGCTCCAGCCATTGCATCAGCTACCTGGGGTCATTCTAGAGTGGAGGAGAATAACAAATGCCATGACCAAAGTGGTTTTTCCCCTGCAAAGGAAAAAGTGCTGGCACCATAAACTAGAGATGGACAGAATTTACTCCGTATCTCAAACACATACAGCTACAG GAAGGGTGAGCTTTACAGAACCCAATATACAGAATGTACCAAAAGATTTTGAAATCCAAATGCCAACCCTTATTGGAGAAAGCCAACCATCACAAAATAACATGGCCCTTATCTCAAACAAGACAAG GGCTAAAATATCCCGGACACGACGTCAGTTGGTGTCACTGATCAAAGATTCAGACAGATACCCAGAGAAGGGGATGCCTTTTTCTGTTAGCATGAGACATGCTTTTGTTCCTTTCTCAG GAGGATTAATATTGGCTGCAGACTACTCCCAGCTGGAACTCCGTATTTTGGCACACTTGTCCCGTGACAGACGGCTTCTCCAGGTCCTCAACAGTGGCGAAGACGTTTTCAAAAGCATTGCTGCAGAATGGAAGATGGTGGATCTGGAATCAGTTGATGATTGTATGAGACAACAAGCTAAACAG ATTTGTTATGGAATAATCTATGGCATGGGAGCAAAGTCATTAGGAGAGCAAATGGGTATTGATGAAAATGATGCTGCCTGTTACATTGAGACATTCAAGTCCAGATACACAG GTATACAGGCGTTTCTTCGTGAAACCGTAAAGAACTGCAGTAAAAATGGCTTTGTGAAGACGTTACTTGGGAGGAAGCGGTTTTTGCCTGGAATCAAGGAGTCAAACATGTATATCAAGTCTCAT TCAGAAAGGCAGGCAGTCAACACGACAGTCCAGGGCTCTGCAGCAGATATCGTCAAACTGGCTACTATCAATATCCAACGTAGACTGGAGGAGGCTTTTCCTGAAGTGCTGCTATCACATCAGCATTACCTCAGTGGGCCAG